TCCGCGCATGTATGTATGTATTATGAAACAGGAGTAGTACTTCGTGCAAGTAATCTCACTGGTTgatgtcgcatgaagcaaacttgCTATTGCTAATTTCCGCTTTGTGAAAGTGAAACAACAGCGCATCTGATCTTTATGTTGCGACCACATTCTTCTGTTATGCATGTTACTACTCGCATACGTCTTGTAGCCTGTATAACacattctcattcttctccatttaTTTCCAGATATTGGAAGGCCTTCTGCGGTTGCCGGAGAACAGAGAATgtgcagactgcaaatcaaagtgAGTGGTCCTATGCAGTTTGCTATTGTTTTAAACATGGCTATCGATGATGCACTGGACATAATGTTATTCAGATTTGCCTAGAGTATTTTTCCATGAGGACATGGCCTATTTTGGTAGCCAACTGTTTACTTTGAATCATGAATTGAACTAGCCAGTTGTCAACCCCGTGGGCTGACCTGTGTTATCTTTATAGAGTTATAATGCATTGTAATTTGTTCTGCCCTACCTTCTGTTTCAAGTTCACTGTTTTATCTGCCATATAGTGTGCATGCGCAAGCAGGCGTACCACGCTGATCTGTCATTAGTTCCTCGTACCTAAAATGGTGAAAACTGCAACCAGTGGATAAAAATGTTGACATGAAATCGGTCAACTGTAATTTTCATTCTAGCTAGCTAGTCCTCTCCCTCATATCTTCGTTTGCATCTGTGGATGCTTTTACTGCATGCTCTGCAGATTGACACTCGTGCTTGCACCTGTGGTTCTAGTCATCACTTGCTAACACTTTGCTAATACTGCAGAGGTCCTCGATGGGCAAGCGTAAATCTTGGGATATTTGTATGCATGCAGTGTTCTGGAATTCATAGAAGCCTTGGGGTACACATATCGAAGGTCGGTGACTAATTAGTTGCATGAGTTTCACTGCTTATTTATTTTCTGACTTAAGTCTCGCCAGAAAGTTTTTCCGGTCAGATAGTTGTTTTGACCAAATGTGCTCCAAGCCGCAACGGTGATGTCTTGGCTTGAGGTGAACAACTTTTCAGGACAATCTGGGCATGCTAGAGTTTCTTTAAATGTCAATTATTTTTTAAATTCATTGCCTTCTAAAGGGGTAAACTAGGTTGATGTAAATATGGGATAGCACAACCCAGTAAAGAGGTCACCATGTGACCCATCATACACTGCAAGGAAAATGGTACTGCAGGCTGCTCTCCTTTTCATGGATTTTAACAATTCATTTACTCCTACATTTCTGTTGGTTACCATATTCCCTTCGTTTGTAGCATTTCAGTTCGATGTTGGTGTGCAGAAACCAAAATAGTGTACTTGCCAATACCAGGAGAGAACATTAACAGTTCTTTAGTTCCTTATGTTCAATTCTTTGCATCACAAAGTTTCATCCTTTCATATTCTCTAAATATGCACATTTGAATGTCAAGTAGCATTCAGTCTTTATAATTCTTACAGAAAACTCTTCTTACTGACACAGGTAAGGTCTGCTACTCTTGATACATGGCTGCCGGAGCAAGTTGCATTTATTCAATGTATGTATTACTCTCTTCTGAAGGTTCTTAAGGACAATTTCCATAAGCAAAATCTCATGTAATTTCTCGGATGATTGTATTTATCCTCCTGTAGCAATGGGAAATGAAAAAGCAAATGGCTATTGGGAAGCGGAGCTGCCCCCTAATTATGATAGGGTTGGGATAGAAAACTTCATCCGTGCGAAGTATGATTCTTTCGAGCTCTTTGAGTCTATTGTAATTTGTTCTCCTGACTACTTGAATAATGTGAACATCATGTCTGAAATATAGATACGAGGATAAGAGATGGATACCGAGGAATGGATCATCAAAGCTGCCCTCTAGTGCTCGAGATGAGAAAAGTTCAGGCCAAAGATCTTCATTGGAGCAACACCGCGCTTCACCAGCTGCTACGAACAAAATTGCTCCAGTAGCTTCTAGGATGCACACACAGGTAGCCCTTCTGCATCGCCTAAAGCTTTTACTAGGCAACTGTTGATACCTGGTTCTGGTGGCTTTGGTATTTTACTTTTTTTGTTCTTCAGGGTAAAGCTCTGTTTAAAGATCAGCACCCTTTCTTGAACTCAAGCTAAATAATTCATGTTACAAAATTCTCATTTTTATCCATGTTGCAATTTTTTAATTAGGTAATGATTGTTTCACAACTGCGTAAATTCATGACCATTGTATGCTAGATCCCGATGAAGTGTGTGTTATATTACTCTTGTTTGGCCTTGataaccaactttgctagtaaatCAGTGGCTTCATCTAGCTTACACGGTCATTCTCTGCTACCATGATAATGTGATACCTTGGGACAGATTATTTAATGAAACATCGGTATCATGTATGCTGACCGGAAGTGCAAATTTATAATCGGCGCATTTCACATTAGATTGGCAGTTGGTGCATTATCCATTTGTTGTTTCAAGTGATCTTGGAGACTTGGAGGGATAATGGCTTCCTAATCATTATGTAGTAGCTTCTGGTCAAGTACATATTTATAGTTTATTTCCCGTCTTTGACAACCAAGATTGTTGATAACACTTGTAACCAATTAATTGTTGTATCAACTATCAAGTAATATCACATTGCACAAAATTTTCCTTAGTTGGTAACCTAACCTTGATTTTCACTTTGGAAAGCAGGCATCTCCTCAGCCAAAAGCAGAACTACCAGTTCCCAAGGTTGCTTCGCCTCCTCAGCCAGCGAAATCACCTGCTAAAGTCGACGCAACACCCCCAAAAGTTCATCAGCCATCGGTTGCACCACCTCCTAAAGTTGACTATGCCACTGACCTCTTTGACATGTTATCAATGGATGGACCAACTGAGAAAGAACCAGAGTCATCTTCGAACGATGACAATGCTTGGGATGGCTTCCAGTGTAAGTTTTTACTAGTGATCATTCGAATGAGGAATTATTCTCTTATTATGAGCAATTTTTTGTCTCTTTTTCTTGCATCTGGTGGAGACGCTGTTATTTTTGGATTGCCATGTCAAATCGTTTTGCACTTTCTCATGGATATTAAAATTATTCAGCTGCAGAAGCAGCACCTAGCTCTGTGAAATTGGATACTGCTAAGCCAGTAGAAAGTAAGGCCCAGTCTACATCAGGAATAGAAGACTTGTTTAAAGACTCACCAGCGGTGGCAGCATCTTCAGCTCCAGCTGTTTCCAAAGCAAACCCGAAGACAGATATCATGAGTCTGTTTGAGAAGGTCAGCACAACCACTCCTTGCGCTAATGTTTTGTGGAATGGATCAGACCACATAAGAGCACATGTAGACTTACCTCAAAAAATGTGTTGTTGTTTTTTGCAGTCCAATATGGTATCACCATTTGCTATCCATCAGCAGCAGCTTGCTTTTATGAATCAGCAGCAAGCTTTCCTAATGGCTGCTCTTAAATCTGGAAATGCACCCCAAATGGTTCCGGGGAATGCCAGTCTGCTAAATTCGAATGGTTCTAATGCCCCCAATGGAAGCTTGCCTTCCCAAAACTGGCCAAATCTAGGTTATCTAAACCCTTCATCGATTCCAGCAGCAGCACCACAGAATGGTGCCGCCAAGGTGATGACTCGTAGATAATTTTGATGAATATGCATGTACATTATAATGTTGGTTATATTGTTTCTTCATCTCTCTGTTCTATTGTTTGGCAGGCTGGGGCCAACAGTCAGGACATCTCTTCTGGCAACTTCAGTTTTGGTTCACCTGGGTAA
This region of Lolium perenne isolate Kyuss_39 chromosome 2, Kyuss_2.0, whole genome shotgun sequence genomic DNA includes:
- the LOC127333066 gene encoding ADP-ribosylation factor GTPase-activating protein AGD5 isoform X2, translating into MNEKASVSKELNARHKKILEGLLRLPENRECADCKSKGPRWASVNLGIFVCMQCSGIHRSLGVHISKVRSATLDTWLPEQVAFIQSMGNEKANGYWEAELPPNYDRVGIENFIRAKYEDKRWIPRNGSSKLPSSARDEKSSGQRSSLEQHRASPAATNKIAPVASRMHTQQASPQPKAELPVPKVASPPQPAKSPAKVDATPPKVHQPSVAPPPKVDYATDLFDMLSMDGPTEKEPESSSNDDNAWDGFQSAEAAPSSVKLDTAKPVESKAQSTSGIEDLFKDSPAVAASSAPAVSKANPKTDIMSLFEKSNMVSPFAIHQQQLAFMNQQQAFLMAALKSGNAPQMVPGNASLLNSNGSNAPNGSLPSQNWPNLGYLNPSSIPAAAPQNGAAKAGANSQDISSGNFSFGSPGMYNNISSAMASNGATSASSNKSTSSPASSTLPSQSGKEYDFSSLTQGMFGKR
- the LOC127333066 gene encoding ADP-ribosylation factor GTPase-activating protein AGD5 isoform X1, with product MNEKASVSKELNARHKKILEGLLRLPENRECADCKSKGPRWASVNLGIFVCMQCSGIHRSLGVHISKVRSATLDTWLPEQVAFIQSMGNEKANGYWEAELPPNYDRVGIENFIRAKYEDKRWIPRNGSSKLPSSARDEKSSGQRSSLEQHRASPAATNKIAPVASRMHTQASPQPKAELPVPKVASPPQPAKSPAKVDATPPKVHQPSVAPPPKVDYATDLFDMLSMDGPTEKEPESSSNDDNAWDGFQSAEAAPSSVKLDTAKPVESKAQSTSGIEDLFKDSPAVAASSAPAVSKANPKTDIMSLFEKSNMVSPFAIHQQQLAFMNQQQAFLMAALKSGNAPQMVPGNASLLNSNGSNAPNGSLPSQNWPNLGYLNPSSIPAAAPQNGAAKAGANSQDISSGNFSFGSPGMYNNISSAMASNGATSASSNKSTSSPASSTLPSQSGKEYDFSSLTQGMFGKR